The Aethina tumida isolate Nest 87 chromosome 5, icAetTumi1.1, whole genome shotgun sequence genomic sequence ttttttaaaacctgTTTGTACAAGGAGACCCAAACCGATCCAAGGTTTGACGAGATCGTATGTTTTGCTTTTGGTAATGTGAATGTTGGACGTGAGAATTTTTTCCACCATGTCCGgatttgtaattactaaactCGGATTTGGTCCAATCCATAATTTGTATATGTTTCCGTATTGTTTtacgtattttaataatagattcagactctctaaaattatatattatatcagCAACgagtaaattatatatgtaatagTACAGTAAAGGATGCGACTTCAAGGTTTCAAACAGATAACTTATCTTAAGTTTACAATTTGGGCTCGTAAACAAATTAccgataaattaaagaaaaaaatgtataacatGATAATTAAGAACAGAAACAATTCTGTTTGaagtataaacatttttacacttttttatagttaGCTGAAGGTTATAGTTTGAGATAATTAATGGTAaaagaacaaatattaaacttattcACTTCAATAGATTTTAACATGTAGAAATCCGATTAgtttcagttaattttatatcacaaataatatgaaaaacagttattaatacttaattaggcattaaatattgttttattcataaaacttCTTATtaggaatattatattaaggaagaatattaaatatgttacctTGTGGGCTTTTTGGAAAGACATTACCCAAAATTGGATAAGGCTCTGGTCCAGGCACATTTTTCAAAGatctatattgtatttttttgtacttcCAAAATACAactggtaacgacagaaaaactattaaaatcagtaatatcaaaatcatattaaactatttagaTAGAATTCTAATAAACAATGTATGTCTCAATTCGCGAAAAACAACTTAATGAATGAAACAACATATAATTGTCAGTATTTATGTGAGTGCGTGACGTTGTGTTTACAAACTACAAAGTCATGTTAATCGATTTAAGAACTGAAATTCGATTTTGCAGTATTATTTCGTGATTCAGATATCTCTAGATGATTTgacattttagtttaaaattgaatttcttcTTATTGCAAAGcaatgtattttaatgaaatgttttcaaatgatAACTGTTTTATAGATGGATAACACTGCGTTAAAACTAGTACTTTTCGATCCAGATAAAGATGGTTCAGAGGTTCAAAAATTTTACCAACAGCTCAAAAATATTAGGATAAAAACTATACTAATATTTACGCAAAAACCAATGAACTGGATGTTAGTAATGGCTTTAAATTTGTTCGCTacgaataaattcttgaatGTTATTTTCGCTTACGAAGACATGGGTGACGTTGTGTTGATTACAGTCAATCCGTTTTTGTCTAAGGCGAgacaaaacatcaaatttgttGGTAACCAGAATTTCTTCGAGGAAAAGGCGAGACATTTGCACGGTTACAAAGTTAAAGCTTTGGTAACGAATTTAGACAATACCAAAGTTAAAGTGCGACACCACGATGGTATGGTACAATATTATGGCAAAGACGCACAAACCATACAAACCATAATCGGTTATCTTGGTGGAACTTTGgaaattatcaatttgtaTGACGTCATCAACGAAACGAATCAAAATCCTTGGGATAAGACGTCAAAGATCAAAAATGTGGCGAAGAGAAAACGGGAAATTGTTAAAGAGTTGGGCGTTAGTATTCTGATCAATTCGGAAATGTTTACGTCCAACGACTCGGTTTTCGAACAGATATACCCTCATACCATGAACAATCTGCATGTCATAACGAAGAAACGAAAGCCCGTTTCCGTTTACGGAATGATCGCCATTATTGCCCCACCACACATTCTTCTTGTTTTCTGCGTACCACTTTGTAAGTAccagaattatttttgtccACCTTTTTCCTGAGGAATTTAATGGGGACTTGTTTATTTCAGTGGGAGGAATAGTGTATTGGTTTCTTATAAAGATGGAAAATTGCAACCGTTTTTCCTTGTTCGACATAATTTTCCACGCTTACCGCATATCCTTCACGAATATTTCCAGATATTTACCAAAAAACAATTATCCCCGTCGCATTATAATAATCacctatattatatattgctATTTGCTTAACAACTCATTGCAAACGAAGATGATCAGCTTATTAAGTCTAGTTCCCCATCAAAATGACATAAACACCATAAACCAACTGTCGAGTAATTTAAGACCCATTTACACTTACAAGAATTACGtggaagaaattaaaaagaagtaCAATGAATCCATGTACAAATATTATCAcgaatttgaaaacaatacaGGTCCCATTGAAAGTATCGAAAAATACAACGCGTACTCCTTGGAAGAATATGACGTTGCAGTATCCATCACTAGATCTAAAATCCACTATGCCAATGGTACGTTTACAATTTTCTCAAGCCAAATAAACTCATAAACCATTTACAGGAAGACCCAAATATCATATAATGAGGGAAAGTGTGATGCCTTCGttccaatcatttaaaatcgTGTACGGATCCCCAATAATCCCGATGGTGAATAAAGTAATGAGGATTCTGAGCGAAGCCGGTTTGATACAGTTATGGAGCAGGAATATGATTCACGACGCGATAATCAGCGGTGATCTCTATCCGGAGAATTACGACGTTTCCGAAAACAGCAAAGCCTTTGCGATGGATTCGTTTGGTGTCATCATGAAGGGGATGTTTATCGCATACTTTTTTGCCTTCCTTGTTTTCTTGGTCGAATtgatttggttttattttagcAAATAAATTGTACCTAGTTGAGTCTAGACAGTTGTAACGggataaattgttattaataggTTTATGACACAAGATTTGTCTTAATAAAAAGCACTCCCATGTAGcaatgaacaatttatttatgtaaataaaaaggatACGTGACCTGttttatgaaaacaataaGTTGGGAAAGtgtaacttataaatttaaattaaaaaggtgtgcgaataaaaaatgatgtacGTTAAGCCACATCAACTTTCCAATAAATCACAAACATTAATACAAACATTGGAGAAATTATTAAGAAGATAACGGTACATTTTTTATCCGTGAGTTATATTAGaaatcaattttgatattactcgttttatttcgataattttcaatttttattaagtaatttgtttatcaaattaataattaatattaattaaatcatcacTAAGCATGCAATAATGACGCAACAAAATCAAAACCAGTACTTACAATTAATAAGGTAgagagaataataaaaattaaatttgtgttagtAGTCGTGCGTGTGGAGATTACCTTAAacagatttaatattaaacattaacttAGTAAAGCATAAAACAATAGCTTCGTTTGATCCCCAAACGCtgcatcaatatttatttctagcGGCTTTTTTCCCAAACCGCAATGTTTATTGTCACTGAATTAATGAGGTTTATAAGTTAATCCAGTGATGAACCTGCGTTTGTGTCGGTGATCTTCTCTCGTCATGTTACCACTGCGTCGTGTTCttattgttactttttttatgggtaaatacaacatttttgTTAGTATCTTGTGTAActagattaataattatgtaggTTTTGGTGTGACCCAAATAACTTTACCAAAGCAACCGATAAAAGAAGCGTTGTTCCTCCACAACACAGTGTCCAGCAACAAGACCATAAAAGATTGCATTTTCCGCAACTATTTGGACCCGGAAGCGTGTCCGGATCCGTTCTTGAAATATGTCATTTATAACGGAGGGAAGAAGCAGACCATCAACTATCTGGAGAAGGACTGGGTGAAAAAGAGCATCCGTGATGAGAACAAAGAGGATGTGTTTATTGTCCACGGTTATGCCAGTGGGGATGATACTTTACCCATTGTCGTCTTGAGGGATGGTAAAAGAATCATTAAACTTTGTAAAACATTCcttaaaacttaattgtatGCAGCTTATATTAATAACGGAAGTTATAACGTGTGGATGATCGATTGGAGCGGATTGGCTGAGCCTCCATGTTACAGAGCTGCAGTAACGAATATATGGACGGTGGCGAAGTGTGCAGGAGAAATGGTAATTTCGATGAAGTCCTTCGGCATCAATACAGAAAGGCTCACATGTGTCGGGCACTCTTTAGGTAGAAATATaggaaatatttgaatattattaataaatctatttttaatttaggtgcaCATATTTGTGGGTTAATCTCGCGGTCGTCGTCGAACAAGTTCCGCAGAATAGTCGCGCTGGATCCTGCTAGACCGTTGATAACGCCGGCCGTTAAACTGGGAACCGGAGACGCGCAGGCAGTTCACGTGATGCACACGAATGCGGGACACTACGGTGAACGGGACAAACAGGGTCACGTCGACTTTTGCGTCAACGGCGGCAGGATACAACCGTTCTGCGAGAACGTACCCAGTAAGTCAATCAATAGTGaaccatttcaaattttaaaattttaaaacaataaattattgaaaaattaaaaaaaaaatgtagctaccaaatacaatttgaatgaacaaatttattaaaaagatatcaagttttcaaaaaattaaatttgtctgtTTATAACAGATGTTATAtttacaaacttcaaaataatatttatatatttaaaaatattaattttttataaaatatggctgttttcagataaaatcttgaaatttttaagaatacatTTCAtccaataaatatgaaaaattttaatagcattataaaattcagtattagtaataaaaacttaagtcaaattgttattaaaaatttttagaattcacATCTAATCGGTCGTTAAAATctctttgttaatgataattaattatttaattaattaatcctgctgatcttaaattattttttattctaaaaaattataggttTTTTATATCAGGTGTagccaaaaaatattactgtttatttCTCCTTTCAcgaaacatttttctttcagtTGACACACAATTGTGCAGCCACGTTTGGGCGATCTGCTACATGGCTGAAAGTCTGCATCCTGAAAAGGCCAGATTGGCGAACCCGTGCTCCAGAAGATGTCCTCCGCCGCCTCGACCCCTGCACAAGGCCGGTTCTTCGATTTACATGGGACAGTTCACCTCACTGACgtaatattcgaaatattttaaactaaaatgattttatggtAGTTATTTTCAGCGCCATGGGTTCGTATTGCGTGCACGACACGTCCACAACCCCGCCGTATTGTCCCAAATATCCCGGAGATGTGGGTGACAAAAGATGTTGTCTGGACGTGTTTGATCTGGGCACGACCACGCCGATCAACGAAGTCACACACGATCCAGTTTTCGGactgtgaaattaattattaactgtacttattttatttatttatttatttattgaagaatAAACTTATGAAAGTATTTCGTAATTTGATTGACGATTAAGGTAAGTAACACGCTATTGTTTACTATGGACATTTCAACTAACCCATTTccttatgaaaattaatttgattactaTTCAAAGCACTTTCTTTATTTAACAGTAAAAATCCGCATCTAGGAAATAAGTTTTGATTCGTATTAAAACAACcaacaaaaagcaaaaaatcaaatttaagtaacaatctaaaacattgtaatttacaaaattgtaacaacttgttgatttaattttaacaaaaaaagaaatagcgtattttttttaaattattttttgtttaacaatTGTGTGAATCAATATTGTTTTCTAATATGATCGATCAAAGCGGAAAAGTGTAACTCGTATAAGGACTGGTATTAAATAACTATTGTTATAACTATATTGAACTTTGTGATAAGGTGAAGTGCGTTTTTCAAAATGTTGTGGGTGTTACTTTTGGGCTTAATCACTGGAAATTTTGTctgtaagttttttataattttgaatatgtatcaaactgttaaaagtttaagaaatgttattcaaataatagacatttaaaacattaaaatttaatatgtcatGTTGGttatagtatattatttaaaaacctgTCAGTTaccggaaaaagtaatttaagtgttaggttcataattgattttaataaattcttatattattttgttatttatgtgttcataaaaattttatctataaatacaaaaatgagTTTAAAACTACAGAAGTGTACGTTTACACGTTCCAATCCGTTTGGAGAAGATgctgtaaataatcaattcaGACGATCTTCTGAAGATGTAATGATGATTAAATTAAGCTATATATCGTGCAAAATACTCGTTcaacatatttgaaaataggCTAATCGATAAACAGCGATGAATCAACGATTAGAAAGAGGTTTCACGCaatgaatttcattaaaaagacAAATGAAGATCATATAAACTaactaattataacaattgcCAATTTTCTCTTCCACACAACGTAAATGAGCCTTTCATTGATCGTATTGTTACTTTTCACGACTATTTTGAGTGGTCTGGACAATAAATTGAAGCTGATGGAAAAGtacttaaaaaagttattacccGAGAAAGATTTAGATGATTGTGTGATGGACTGCGTATGCAATTTTACAGTGCATACACAGGGGCCAAACTATAAAGTCTACTGCTcacaaaattttcaacttcATTAAAAGCTTACAGAAAAACAAACTTCATGACCACCCAAGACCGTATGTCGTGCCAAAGACTTAAGGAaagcttcaaaatattaaatgggaaGATCTACAACTTAAAAGGGAGTCTCACAACTTATCccacaaattttaaccacttACACACTGTTACATAaggagtttatttaataataaattataataaaagttcaaCAGGAAACGAAAGTTTTACCTTTAGTGTTTGAAACTTGAGGTATATGCAATGAAtatgcaattttatatatgaattgCATACAAAAGGGTCAAACTATCAAAGTAAAGTCTACTGCTcacaaaattttcaacttcATTAAAAGCTTACAGAAAAACGAACTTTATGACCACCCAACACCATGTCGTGCCAAAGATATATAGAaagcttcaaaatattaaatgggaaGCTCTAGCTAATATATCTTACAGGGGGTTTCACAACTtatcaaacatattttaaccACTGACACACTGTTATAgaagaaattgatttataaaaatattataataaaagttcaaGAGAAAACGAGAGTTTTATCTGTAGTATTTGAAGCTTGAactgaaatcaataaattactttgaCCTCCACAGTCACCAGATCTGAATCCTatagacatttaaaaaatgaggaTTCGACAGGCTCAAACTTGCATGCAAACCAGTGgaacaattttgaacaacttcTACAGATTGATTGTTTGATAGTTGTATTttcattagaatttattttgaaaaatggaagTCTTATATAACATTaagtatgtggttaaaatttgtcgAATAAATTGTCAAACATCCTCAGTCAGTTCAGATGCTTCTCCTTGTGAGTGTGATTATATGTTCCCAAGTCCAAgtccaaatttaataaacggtttaattttgaatatgagattaaaactgatatttttattttttcagttctAAGAACACAGAACATTATTCTCATGTAATGAATTTACTTCCAATAGTTTAAAGAGggttattctattttaaagtttaacgtTAAAACGTCAATTTACTTTTTCCGGTacctaataaaagaaaaattataaaataattattaattattatataattccaGCAAAAACAGTTGGTCTAGTGAACAACCAAGAAGACGAGTCGTTGCACGAGAATCGCATAAACAGTACGAGGAAAGAATGCATTTACCGTCCCCCGGAAACGAACAGGGATCACTGTCCGGATCCGGATGTCAAGTACATCCTGTACAACGACGGCAAGCGACAGGTGATCGACTACACGCAAACAGATTGGCTCAGGCAGAGCATCTGGGACCCGCTCAAGGAGGACATTATGATCGTGCACGGTTATGCCGGAGGTGATGACACATTGCCCATTGTCGTTTTGAGGGATGGTACACGCATAATTATATCCGTCAGCTTTTCGATTttctaaaaacgtaaaattacAGCTTACATCCAGAACGGCAGTTATAACGTGTGGATGG encodes the following:
- the LOC126265681 gene encoding uncharacterized protein LOC126265681; translation: MDNTALKLVLFDPDKDGSEVQKFYQQLKNIRIKTILIFTQKPMNWMLVMALNLFATNKFLNVIFAYEDMGDVVLITVNPFLSKARQNIKFVGNQNFFEEKARHLHGYKVKALVTNLDNTKVKVRHHDGMVQYYGKDAQTIQTIIGYLGGTLEIINLYDVINETNQNPWDKTSKIKNVAKRKREIVKELGVSILINSEMFTSNDSVFEQIYPHTMNNLHVITKKRKPVSVYGMIAIIAPPHILLVFCVPLLGGIVYWFLIKMENCNRFSLFDIIFHAYRISFTNISRYLPKNNYPRRIIIITYIIYCYLLNNSLQTKMISLLSLVPHQNDINTINQLSSNLRPIYTYKNYVEEIKKKYNESMYKYYHEFENNTGPIESIEKYNAYSLEEYDVAVSITRSKIHYANGRPKYHIMRESVMPSFQSFKIVYGSPIIPMVNKVMRILSEAGLIQLWSRNMIHDAIISGDLYPENYDVSENSKAFAMDSFGVIMKGMFIAYFFAFLVFLVELIWFYFSK
- the LOC109593904 gene encoding phospholipase A1 VesT1.02; translated protein: MLPLRRVLIVTFFMGFGVTQITLPKQPIKEALFLHNTVSSNKTIKDCIFRNYLDPEACPDPFLKYVIYNGGKKQTINYLEKDWVKKSIRDENKEDVFIVHGYASGDDTLPIVVLRDAYINNGSYNVWMIDWSGLAEPPCYRAAVTNIWTVAKCAGEMVISMKSFGINTERLTCVGHSLGAHICGLISRSSSNKFRRIVALDPARPLITPAVKLGTGDAQAVHVMHTNAGHYGERDKQGHVDFCVNGGRIQPFCENVPIDTQLCSHVWAICYMAESLHPEKARLANPCSRRCPPPPRPLHKAGSSIYMGQFTSLTAMGSYCVHDTSTTPPYCPKYPGDVGDKRCCLDVFDLGTTTPINEVTHDPVFGL